GATGATCTGGGAGCCTTCCTGCCGGCCGATGTTGAGCAAGCCCATGGCGGAAACGCGCCATGAATTCCAGCCTTCCATGAATTTCTTGGCGCCGATCAACACGTGGATGCGGGAGTCCGGCCGGTTGATGTCGTCAAAGAGCGAGCCGCTGATGGCTTCCTCTTCAATAGTGATCTCTGGAGCCTGTTCGCCAACCAGTTTCTTGAAGGCCGACGTATCGCCGATGTAGATGAGGCCGAAGTAGTCATCCGCCCCGGCGGCCTTTAGGCCGATTTCGCCCTGGCTACCACGGATGTCGGCCAGATGCAGCCCGCCGCCCCCCGCCGTGTGGAACACCCGACGCAGCATATCGCTGTAAAGCGCCGCGGGCGTCTCCCCCAGTTCGGTCAGGTACTTGAAGCGTTCCAGGAACACGTCCGAACCATCGGGCGCGACCAAACCACTCTTGCCCGCTAGCAGGTTCTTAATGGTTCCCACCGCCCAAGAGCGGTCTTGTAACACTTTGTGGAGAAACCGGGCGACGGTCAACACATCGCTGCGCTTTTGCCCCTGCCGGGTGTAAACGGCGTTGACCGTGCTGCCCACGAAAACCCACAGCGGTTTTTCCAGATTGTGGGGACGCAGTTCGTCGCGGTGTTCCTGGTACAGGCGCAACTGCTCGTAAAACGAAAGCAGGTTGCCCAAAAGCAGGATGTAAGTTTGCTCCTGGTTCGTATCGTCCCGCAGGTTGAGGATGCGAAAGTCCTTGCCGAAGCCGTCGCCGTAGAAGTAGCGGTAGGAGTAGTCGAAGAGGATGGCCTTGCCGTATTCTTTCGTCAGCTCGTCGTCGCCGGCCGCCGAAAGGGCCTGCCCGAAGGTGGCGCTGTACTCAAAGGTGAAGCCGGTCTCGCCCAGCGCGTCGCGGTAGCCACGCCACGCCTGTCCTCCGGCCCCCTTGTGCCCTTCGTCCACGAAGATCAGGTTGCGCCCCTCGAAGGCTTCCACCGGCACGCTGACGCCGCCACCGCGCTTTTCCTCCACCAGTTTGGTGATCTCCAGCACCTGCACTTCGTTGGGTTGGCGAAACAACCCGCTCTGGTTCAGGTCAAAGCGCCGTGCCGGGATGCCCGAAAGTTCCAGTTCCTGCAGATGCTGTTCCGAAAGCCCTTCGTTGGGGGTGATGAGCAGGATGTTGTCCAGGGGCTCGCGGTGGTAATGCAAAAACTGATAGTAGTTCAGGTGCAGGAGGAGCGTCTTGCCGCTGCCGGTGGCCATCCAGTAGGCCAGTTTGGTCAGGTCGTCCGCGGTGAAGGGTTCATCCTCTGGTTCGCCCGGCAGTTTGCGGGCATTGCGCTGTCGCACAAAGTCGTTCAGGTTGTCCAGAAGTTGGGCCTTGTGGTTGAACAAGCGGTCGAGCACGATCTCCGTGTACAGGGCGGCCAGATGCTGAAAGTAGCGCAAAGTGATGGGCTCCGGCCGGTGGCGGTTGATGCGCTCCAGATGCCGGCGGATGTTCTCGTCGTAGCGCGCCAGGTCCTCTTCGGGGATCTTGACCTCACTACCGCGGGCCAGCAGGTGGTGGTACAGGTGGCTATGGCCGTCGGACGCGTAGCCCTCGGCCACATCCTTGCAGTCCTCCAGCAGGGCCTTGTTGCTCTCGTAGCCGAACAGGCCGTTGAGCCAGGCCAAAAGCACCAGGCGATGTTCCAGTTTGGTGTATTGCTGGATGCCGTTCGAAATCCGCGCCATTGTCAATCGGTTCCCTGTAGTTGCAAGAATCCGCGCCGAATGACGTTGGCCATGCGCTTCCGACGTTCTTCCAAGAACGTCTGATAGTCCATTTCGTACCACCGCTCCGGGAGCGCGTGCAAGTCGTACATCTCACGAAGTTCTTCGACGGAGAATCGCCGCTCCATGTCGGGCACGTATTCCCTAGGAGGTTGGTCGGAGACCCTGATGTTGTCGCTCCACTCCACGAGGGCATAGTTGGCAGCCTGATTGATCAGGCGCCGTTCTTTGATCCCGATGCGTTGCAAATAGCGGCGGGGGAAGAGATGATGCCGCTCAAGCGCTGCTTTCTTTGCTTTTGTAGACGGGTCGAGCAGTTCTGCCACCTTCATCTTTGAATACAACACCGGTGCATTCAGCAAGCGAAGCGCTGCGTAGTAGG
The window above is part of the Calditrichota bacterium genome. Proteins encoded here:
- a CDS encoding DEAD/DEAH box helicase family protein, producing MARISNGIQQYTKLEHRLVLLAWLNGLFGYESNKALLEDCKDVAEGYASDGHSHLYHHLLARGSEVKIPEEDLARYDENIRRHLERINRHRPEPITLRYFQHLAALYTEIVLDRLFNHKAQLLDNLNDFVRQRNARKLPGEPEDEPFTADDLTKLAYWMATGSGKTLLLHLNYYQFLHYHREPLDNILLITPNEGLSEQHLQELELSGIPARRFDLNQSGLFRQPNEVQVLEITKLVEEKRGGGVSVPVEAFEGRNLIFVDEGHKGAGGQAWRGYRDALGETGFTFEYSATFGQALSAAGDDELTKEYGKAILFDYSYRYFYGDGFGKDFRILNLRDDTNQEQTYILLLGNLLSFYEQLRLYQEHRDELRPHNLEKPLWVFVGSTVNAVYTRQGQKRSDVLTVARFLHKVLQDRSWAVGTIKNLLAGKSGLVAPDGSDVFLERFKYLTELGETPAALYSDMLRRVFHTAGGGGLHLADIRGSQGEIGLKAAGADDYFGLIYIGDTSAFKKLVGEQAPEITIEEEAISGSLFDDINRPDSRIHVLIGAKKFMEGWNSWRVSAMGLLNIGRQEGSQIIQLFGRGVRLKGKGMSLKRSSALPGSHPRHIGLLET